A region of Cucumis melo cultivar AY chromosome 2, USDA_Cmelo_AY_1.0, whole genome shotgun sequence DNA encodes the following proteins:
- the LOC127148175 gene encoding trihelix transcription factor GTL2-like, which translates to MWLFDLATLADSFLAYLDELSNVNKFQVSKGFLLLRVNEVITMLVVITNEMQKMGYKRSTKKCKEKWENMNKYFKRTIVTGKASIANGKTCPYFQELDILYRNGVVNTGAVFDSTNTGNNSKAEVIILDMGLLVAGTKYRGELEERLKKLIEEIKQSDEIILFIDEPLAKKFGIKVVPTFKILKDKMVVKEVTGAKFNDLVHAIDTVRSS; encoded by the exons ATGTG GCTTTTCGACTTG GCTACTTTGGCTGATTCCTTTCTAGCATATCTTGATGAACTCTCTAATGTAAACAAGTTTCAGGTTTCTAAAGGCTTTTTACTTCTTCGTGTAAATGAAGTAATAACTATGTTGGTTGTTAT AACAAATGAGATGCAGAAGATGGGTTACAAGCGTTCAACAAAGAAGTGCAAAGAAAAATGGGAAAATATGaacaaatatttcaaaaggACCATTGTAACTGGGAAGGCTAGTATTGCAAATGGTAAGACAtgtccatattttcaagaattaGATATTCTTTATAGAAATGGAGTGGTAAATACTGGAGCTGTCTTTGATAGTACAAATACTGGAAATAATTCCAAGGCTGAA GTTATAATCTTGGATATGGGCCTTCTTGTAGCGGGCACAAAATATCGTGGGGAGCTTGAAGAAAGATTAAAGAAACTGATTGAGGAAATAAAACAAAGTGATGAAATAATTCTATTTATTGATGAG CCATTGGCAAAGAAATTTGGGATAAAAGTGGTGCCAACTTTCAAGATTCTAAAGGATAAGATGGTCGTTAAAGAAGTAACTGGAGCAAAGTTCAATGATTTGGTTCATGCCATTGATACTGTAAGATCCAGCTGA